The window CCGATCGAGGGGGCGGCACAGGATTACCTCACTAGTTTTAGTCTGTTAAAAGACAAGGGAGATTATTTTGTAATTAATGTCAGTTCTCCCAACACGCCTAATTTGCGGGATTTACAGGCAGTCAAGCATCTCGATTGTATCCTGACAACTTTGATGGCTGCTAATACAAATGGCAAACCTTTGCTAGTAAAAATTGCGCCCGACTTAGCTGATACAGATATTTTAGGAATCGTGGATTTATGTCTGGCGAGGGGGGTATCTGGTATCATTGCCACCAATACGACAACTGCTAGGGACAATCTGCGTCAGCAAAAATACATTTATGAACCTGGCGGTATCAGTGGTGCACCTCTACGTAGTAGATCAACGGCAGTAATTCGTCTAATCTATCGCTACAGCCAAGGCAAGTTACCAATTATTGGTGTGGGTGGAATTAGCTCAGCCGAGGATGCCTGGGAGAAATTGAGAGCAGGAGCTTCCCTTCTGCAGGTTTATACTGGTCTGGTTTATCGCGGTCCTGGTTTAATTAGGGAGATTTTACAGGGAATTACCCATCGGATGGTGCGCCATCATTTCACTGACTTAAGAGCGGTAATTGGTTCTAGAATAGAGGGAGATAAGGAGTAGTGGCATGAGTTGGCGGGGCTACACTAATCCCCAGGAACGTTTTTTAGCTTGCTTACCCTACCTGTTACCTCTGGTAGTCAGTACAATTTTTGGTGT is drawn from Pseudanabaenaceae cyanobacterium SKYG29 and contains these coding sequences:
- a CDS encoding quinone-dependent dihydroorotate dehydrogenase, translated to MYQSFLRPLLFTIDPEQAHQLTITIGRSICRSQFWRDRLAAWFAYDHPCLQQEVMGIKFRNPLGLAAGFDKNAELLSLWEAIGFGFAEVGTITPLPQAGNPRPRLFRLPEDEGILNRMGFNNAGAFAISERIGKVNFPVGINLGKQKETPIEGAAQDYLTSFSLLKDKGDYFVINVSSPNTPNLRDLQAVKHLDCILTTLMAANTNGKPLLVKIAPDLADTDILGIVDLCLARGVSGIIATNTTTARDNLRQQKYIYEPGGISGAPLRSRSTAVIRLIYRYSQGKLPIIGVGGISSAEDAWEKLRAGASLLQVYTGLVYRGPGLIREILQGITHRMVRHHFTDLRAVIGSRIEGDKE